One Dermacentor andersoni chromosome 6, qqDerAnde1_hic_scaffold, whole genome shotgun sequence genomic window carries:
- the LOC126521394 gene encoding DDB1- and CUL4-associated factor 6-like, giving the protein MFNRKGLFWKTEGFHYGYSTPYQLFDAAKGSLSFVQKLRLEVKLPVHNGCVNTICWNDAGTYLLSGSDDQHLCITNAHTHVILAQIRTGHTANIFSAKFLPSSGDRLVVSCSGDGAILFSDVERPETSLRNLFNCHFGTAYEIATVPNDPHSFLSCGEDGTVRWFDLRTKTSCSADDCSEDVLINCHRAITSIAVNPLTPYYLAVGCSDSAVRVFDRRMLGTRATGNFMSNSMDAMTSRLTVPEFEGRSHRITSLTYSANGQEMLVSYSSDYIYLFDAMGSAQEEPKSYGTDGRNCSATEAKQKECHVSMKRLRVRGDWSDTGPNARPECEMRALGEQQPRSLHASLMQRMSDVLTRMFNSSTGAGRTAAATARPHAGSSLSSSSSASPGHSGGDSSTDEDVEATVARHSRSVRLARAIKQRIRRKMASRAAQQENSEREGEATAQDTLSNVVALDLSQPSASTSGQATSDEIKQQKRLGDACPACSSGSVRQDSSKNASQPVPAAGPRRSPNQSDDDDDAAFQDSVESVSENECFQSAAENISPAGENGKDNALLDDFSSPSREIGAASATAKNASADNTSEDENPNLNDDSAFHWRRQSATPPRAPSEASPQRTGDSTSPVSSRAHSVSRQPVVPDSDSVLRAMAEDLHLEKECVEEPSFTKTVTGPRARKRYTGHRNSRTMIKEATFWGNEFVMSGSDCGHIFIWHKETCELVMIMEADHHVVNCLQPHPFGPVLASSGIDYDIKIWAPLREEPFFDTEKAAEMIKRNEVMLEETKDTITVPASFMIRMLASLNHLRSSGSGIQGWRRLVRDARTDDSDSSNH; this is encoded by the exons ATGTTCAATAGGAAAGGCCTATTTTGGAAAACCGAAGGATTCCACTACGGTTACTCGACGCCGTACCAACTATTTGATGCCGCGAAAG GCAGCTTGTCCTTCGTACAAAAACTGCGCCTTGAAGTCAAACTTCCTGTGCACAACGGCTGT GTTAACACTATATGCTGGAACGATGCGGGCACATATCTGCTGTCCGGCTCCGACGACCAACATCTGTGCAtcacaaatgcacacacacatgtG ATTCTGGCACAGATAAGGACTGGCCACACGGCAAATATATTCAGTGCAAAGTTTCTTCCAAGTTCTGGAGATCGTTTG GTGGTGTCCTGCTCAGGAGATGGCGCCATACTTTTCTCAGATGTGGAGCGTCCAGAGACAAGCCTGCGCAACCTGTTCAACTGCCACTTTGGCACTGCGTACGAGATTGCCACGGTTCCGAATGACCCCCACAGCTTCCTCTCGTGTGGTGAAGATGGCACAGTGCGCTGGTTTGACCTGCGCACCAAGACAAGCTGCTCTGCTGATGACTGTTCCGAG GATGTCCTGATTAACTGCCATCGTGCAATTACTTCAATTGCTGTGAATCCATTGACACCATACTACTTAGCTGTAGGGTGCTCAGACTCAGCTGTCAGGGTGTTTGACCGGCGAATGCTTGGAACTCGAGCTACCG GTAATTTCATGAGCAACAGCATGGATGCCATGACATCACGGCTCACTGTTCCTGAATTTGAGGGCCGAAGTCACCGAATTACTTCACTGACGTACAGTGCCAACGGGCAGGAGATGCTGGTCAGCTACTCTTCAGACTACATCTACCTGTTTGATGCAATG GGAAGTGCACAAGAGGAACCGAAGTCATATGGCACAGATGGAAGGAACTGCAGTGCTACAGAG GCCAAGCAGAAGGAATGCCATGTTTCAATGAAGCGTCTTCGGGTTCGGGGAGACTGGTCAGACACCGGACCCAATGCTAGGCCTGAGTGTGAAATGAGGG CACTCGGTGAACAACAGCCGCGCTCGCTGCATGCAAGCTTGATGCAACGCATGTCTGACGTGCTGACACGCATGTTTAACTCGTCCACTGGAGCTGGCAGAACAGCAGCTGCAACTGCCAGGCCTCATGCAGGCTCGTCACTCTCGTCTTCGTCTTCAGCCTCGCCTGGACACAGCGGAGGCGACAGCTCCACAGATGAAGACGTGGAGGCCACTGTGGCTAGGCACTCGCGAAGTGTGAGGCTTGCCAGAG CCATCAAGCAACGCATCCGGCGAAAAATGGCCAGCAGGGCTGCTCAGCAAGAAAATTCAGAGAGGGAAGGAGAGGCCACGGCACAGGACACATTGTCAAATGTGGTGGCACTGGACTTGTCTCAACCGAGTGCCAGCACCTCTGGTCAAGCGACGTCTGACGAAATCAAGCAGCAGAAGCGACTGGGAGATGCTTGTCCAGCATGCAGCAG TGGCAGTGTTAGGCAGGACAGCTCAAAGAATGCCTCGCAGCCAGTGCCAGCAGCGGGTCCTCGGCGCTCACCGAACCAGtcggatgatgacgacgatgctgCGTTCCAGGACTCTGTGGAGAGCGTTTCTGAAAATGAGTGCTTCCAGTCAGCAGCAGAGAACATATCTCCGGCTGGTGAAAATGGGAAAGACAACGCACTGTTGGACGATTTCTCGTCTCCATCAAGAGAAATAG GAGCTGCATCAGCAACAGCAAAGAATGCCAGTGCTGATAACACGAGCGAAGATGAAAATCCAAACCTGAATGATGATTCTGCTTTTCATTGGAGGAG ACAATCTGCAACGCCACCACGAGCACCTTCGGAGGCTAGCCCACAGCGAACAGGCGACAGCACTTCTCCTGTGAGCAGCAGAGCACATTCTGTGTCTAG GCAGCCAGTGGTGCCTGACTCGGACAGTGTCTTACGTGCCATGGCTGAAGACTTACATCTCGAAAAGGAGTGTGTAGAGGAGCCTTCATTCACAAAAACTGTGACTGGGCCTCGTGCTCGGAAGCGCTACACTGGGCATCGCAACTCCAGGACAATG ATCAAAGAGGCCACCTTCTGGGGCAATGAATTTGTGATGAGTGGTTCTGACTGTGGCCACATCTTTATCTGGCACAAGGAGACCTGCGAGCTGGTCATGATCATGGAAGCAGACCACCACGTTGTGAATTGCTTGCAGCCGCACCCTTTTGGCCCAG TTTTGGCGTCAAGTGGAATAGACTACGACATCAAAATCTGGGCTCCTCTTCGGGAAGAACCTTTCTTCGACACTGAAAAGGCTGCAGAG ATGATCAAACGCAACGAGGTGATGCTGGAGGAAACAAAGGACACAATTACTGTGCCAGCTTCCTTCATGATTCGTATGCTTGCATCGTTAAACCACCTGCGATCTTCAG GTTCTGGAATTCAGGGTTGGCGACGGCTGGTGCGCGATGCTCGAACAGACGACTCCGACAGCAGCAACCATTGA
- the LOC126521395 gene encoding mesoderm-specific transcript protein-like: protein MTISISVSLVRGFCGCWPSLGVIEKLLRTCCHLSLITEKIGASLVLEKWARCFRENLAGRKFCCANEPKAGGFTMNTLVSILIAACAAAFAIFHTYPAPPKSPLLYQWEKEDGGSYFKFQDYDIFFKDVKGNAENKDVLLCLHGFPTSSFDYYLVLPPLRKIFGRIVLFDFLGLGYSDKPRFHTYSIFEQANITEALMKKLGLRSVHVLAHDIGDTVAQELLARQQEGVLSFEISTLCMMNGGILPQHHHPRWSQLILRMPVVGVVASRFMNHLVFRVALADVFGPNTKPTATDVHNYWHLARLKDGYRVFGLLLSYIDERFENEERWVRALQKSASKVHMIYGPADPVNKPPFQEHYRKLVPGSSIHILHEHIGHYVHLEAPKEVVAGYLPFLEAHGVKTKTISVALPDRLL, encoded by the exons ATGACAATTTCGATTTCGGTTTCGCTAGTGCGGGGTTTTTGTGGTTGCTGGCCGTCTCTCGGCGTTATTGAGAAGCTTCTGCGCACGTGCTGTCATCTATCGTTAATAACAGAAAAAATAGGCGCATCTTTAGTTTTGGAAAAGTGGGCGCGCTGCTTCCGTGAAAATTTGGCCGGCAGAAAGTTTTGTTGCGCTAATGAACCTAAAGCTGGCGGCTTTACTATGAATACGCTTGTCAGCATTTTGATTGCTGCCTGCGCTGCGGCTTTTGCCATTTTTCACACTTATCCCGCTCCGCCGAAATCACCGCTACTTTATCAGTGGGAAAAAGAAGACGGTGGTTCGTACTTCAAGTTTCAGGACTACGACATATTTTTTAAAG ATGTCAAGGGCAATGCAGAAAACAAGGACGTGCTACTGTGTCTCCATGGCTTTCCAACCTCCAGCTTTGACTACTACTTGGTCCTGCCACCACTGCGAAAAATATTTGGCAGAATTGTGCTGTTTGATTTTCTGGGATTAGGCTACAGTGATAAGCCA AGGTTTCACACTTACTCCATCTTTGAACAAGCCAACATTACTGAAGCCCTGATGAAGAAATTGGGCTTGCGCAGTGTTCATGTCCTAGCTCATGATATCGGAGACACAGTGGCCCAGGAACTTCTTGCTAGGCAACA GGAAGGTGTCCTGTCATTTGAAATTTCGACTTTGTGTATGATGAATGGTG GAATTTTGCCTCAACATCATCATCCAAGATGGTCTCAATTG ATCTTGAGAATGCCTGTCGTTGGTGTTGTGGCTTCAAGGTTCATGAACCACCTGGTCTTCAGAGTAGC ACTGGCTGATGTCTTTGGCCCCAACACTAAACCAACCGCAACAGATGTCCACAATTACTGGCATTTGGCTCGGCTGAAAGATGGTTACCGGGTATTTGGCCT GCTCCTCTCTTATATCGACGAAAGGTTCGAAAATGAAGAGAGGTGGGTTAGAGCGCTGCAAAAGTCTGCCTCCAAAG TTCACATGATATATGGCCCAGCCGATCCTGTCAACAAACCACCATTTCAGGAGCACTACAG GAAACTCGTTCCTGGCTCTAGCATCCACATTCTCCATGAACACATTGGTCACTATGTGCACCTTGAAGCTCCCAAGGAAGTGGTTGCAGGCTATTTACCGTTCTTGGAGGCCCATGGTGTCAAAACAAAGACCATATCTGTTGCACTCCCCGACAGGTTGCTGTAG